A window from Salvia miltiorrhiza cultivar Shanhuang (shh) chromosome 2, IMPLAD_Smil_shh, whole genome shotgun sequence encodes these proteins:
- the LOC131008208 gene encoding uncharacterized protein LOC131008208 encodes MNYEDKINIAIEEDIDEELEDEIETEMEIELSVHARQLMEAAKVVITLLGNMMTHHPTADNALMRRPKTREGFHFITRMMDGDPSQFRQLYRMYPDVFIKLCQIIREKAHVDDTRYTTVEEMLATFLIIVGHNDRYCNVRNRFGRSHFATSQNFNKILRALNTIAPDMMVKPTGAIPAKIRESTRFYPYFKFIYVLSGWEGSAHDSKILSDALSRTNGLHVPQGKYFLVHCGFANRRQFLAPLRGVRYHLKDFGGDGRNPRNADELFNLRHASLRNVIERIFGIFKSRFTIFKTAPPFPFQTQAELVLACAGLHNFLRKECRSDEFPVEVEEGNVAADVENDADILDYLSQSQLSQRNEANAWRTSIANAMWENRQITETDQDTQAETEDNS; translated from the exons ATGAATTATGAAGATAAAATTAACATTGCAATTGAAGAAGACATAGATGAAGAACTTGAGGATGAAATCGAAACAGAGATGGAGATTGAACTTTCTGTTCATGCCAGGCAACTGATGGAAGCAGCTAAGGTAGTTATCACTCTATTGGGGAATATGATGACGCATCATCCGACTGCTGACAACGCTCTGATGCGACGACCAAAGACTAGGGAAGGATTCCATTTTATTACGAGAATGATGGATGGAGATCCGAGCCAGTTTCGACAGTTGTATAGAATGTATCCTGACGTCTTCATCAAATTATGCCAGATCATTAGGGAGAAAGCTCATGTGGATGATACACGATATACAACTGTTGAAGAAATGTTGGCAACATTCCTCATCATTGTAGGGCACAACGATCGTTATTGTAACGTTCGTAATAGGTTTGGTCGTTCGCATTTTGCTACTAGTCAGAACTTCAACAAAATATTGAGAGCATTGAACACCATAGCACCGGACATGATGGTTAAGCCGACTGGCGCAATACCCGCTAAAATTCGGGAAAGTACCAGATTTTATCCTTACTTCAAG TTCATCTATGTGCTTAGTGGATGGGAAGGCTCAGCCCATGattccaaaattttaagtgATGCGTTGTCTAGAACAAATGGACTCCACGTGCCTCAAGGTAAATATTTTCTAGTACATTGTGGATTTGCTAATCGTCGTCAGTTTTTGGCTCCGTTACGTGGCGTTCGATATCATCTCAAAGATTTCGGTGGTGACGGTCGTAATCCAAGAAATGCAGATGAGTTGTTCAATCTTCGACACGCATCATTGCGAAACGTGATTGAACGCATTTTTGGAATCTTCAAATCACgtttcacaattttcaaaacaGCTCCTCCGTTCCCTTTTCAGACACAAGCAGAGTTAGTTTTGGCTTGTGCTGGATTGCATAACTTTCTCCGAAAGGAGTGTCGTTCTGATGAATTTCCAGTCGAagttgaagaaggaaatgttgcaGCAGATGTTGAAAACGATGCGGACATTTTGGATTATCTTTCTCAAAGCCAGCTATCTCAGAGGAATGAAGCTAATGCATGGAGAACAAGTATTGCTAATGCTATGTGGGAAAATAGACAAATAACTGAAACCGATCAAGACACACAGGCGGAGACCGAAGATAATAGTTAG
- the LOC131008209 gene encoding uncharacterized protein At2g29880-like, giving the protein MGDSQPQDSKKMAVYEAWTQEQSDALLRILAESAIRGWRDNSGIFSKATVEERILPVLNEKLRSNKNYNHYQSRIKWFKSRWNAYSTLLKFNSGFGYDNDTKKFTAPDEVWDVYIEAHPKDAYLRTGSFSDYDELRLAVGNGVAVGRNAIGVGSSTDARTIGVDESRGPLIEELNYDTATEAFVVLAEDDPPLSASKSPLEPTEVPVESTQRRAPAKRSRGQFETNSGHTENSSHQELMVEIKKVTSTMDRVESLFVKRDTMMEKREKKKSFTTWDAIEEIPDLSEDDRYTAFDLLVTKSQKDGFMKMTVPQRKRWIEFKTRK; this is encoded by the exons atgggAGACTCTCAACCACAAGATTCCAAAAAAATGGCAGTGTATGAAGCATGGACGCAGGAACAAAGTGATGCCTTGCTACGAATTCTGGCTGAATCTGCAATTAGGGGATGGCGCGATAATAGTGGTATATTTAGCAAAGCAACAGTAGAGGAAAGGATATTGCCTGTTCTCAATGAAAAACTTAGGtccaataaaaattataatcattACCAAAGTCGTATCAAATGGTTTAAGAGCCGTTGGAATGCGTATTCAACACTGTTGAAGTTTAACTCTGGTTTTGGTTATGACAACGACACCAAAAAATTCACGGCTCCAGATGAAGTATGGGATGTGTATATAGAG gCTCACCCAAAAGATGCATACTTACGCACTGGGAGTTTTTCGGATTATGATGAATTGAGGCTTGCTGTTGGAAACGGTGTAGCTGTAGGAAGAAACGCAATTGGAGTGGGCAGTTCTACTGATGCTAGGACAATAGGAGTTGATGAAAGTAGAGGTCCGCTCATAGAGGAGTTGAATTACGATACTGCTACTGAGGCATTTGTAGTACTGGCTGAAGATGATCCACCGTTATCCGCCTCCAAATCACCTTTGGAGCCCACTGAAGTGCCTGTGGAGTCCACTCAGAGAAGAGCTCCCGCCAAAAGAAGCAGAGGCCAGTTTGAGACAAATTCAGGCCACACTGAAAATAGTTCGCATCAGGAGCTCATggtagaaattaaaaaagtcACTAGCACAATGGATCGAGTTGAAAGCCTCTTCGTGAAACGAGATACTATGAtggagaaaagagaaaagaaaaaaagttttaCAACTTGGGATGCTATTGAAGAAATTCCTGATTTGAGTGAAGATGACCGCTACACAGCATTTGACTTGCTTGTTACAAAGTCACAAAAAGATGGATTTATGAAAATGACTGTTCCTCAACGCAAAAGATGGATAGAATTCAAGACTAGGAAATAG